Proteins found in one Gammaproteobacteria bacterium genomic segment:
- the nadA gene encoding quinolinate synthase NadA, producing the protein MPLENYPVTAEIQAQIPKFQGLKRAELIDRIKDLLIKQNAVLVAHYYTHEDLQEIAEDTGGTVADSLEMARFGNEHPASTLIVAGVKFMGETAKILTPEKRVLMPTLEATCSLDLSCPADQFNDFCNQHSDRTSVVYANTSAAVKARADWVVTSSIAVPIISHLMDQDEKILWAPDKHLGRYLQKVTGADMLLWDGSCIVHEEFKARALGDVIEQYPDAAVLVHPESPQDVIEMADVVGSTSALIKASQTLENKSFIVATDNRIFYKMKQLAPNKTFIEAPTAGEGATCKSCAHCPWMAMNGLHNLLNVLETGENEIFVDEDTRKAAYRSTMRMLDFARNYNK; encoded by the coding sequence ATGCCGTTAGAAAATTATCCCGTTACAGCAGAAATACAAGCTCAGATACCTAAATTTCAGGGCCTGAAACGCGCTGAGCTAATAGATCGAATTAAAGATTTACTGATCAAGCAAAATGCTGTCTTAGTGGCGCACTATTACACACACGAAGACTTACAGGAGATCGCAGAAGATACTGGCGGTACTGTTGCAGATTCACTTGAAATGGCACGATTTGGCAATGAACATCCAGCCTCTACATTAATTGTAGCTGGGGTTAAGTTTATGGGTGAAACAGCAAAGATTTTAACACCTGAAAAACGTGTTTTAATGCCCACACTAGAAGCAACTTGCTCCCTGGATTTGAGCTGCCCAGCTGATCAATTCAATGACTTTTGCAATCAACACTCTGATCGAACTTCAGTCGTCTATGCAAACACCAGTGCGGCCGTAAAAGCGCGCGCAGACTGGGTTGTGACTTCAAGTATTGCTGTTCCAATAATTTCCCATTTGATGGATCAGGATGAGAAGATCCTTTGGGCACCTGATAAGCATCTAGGTCGTTATTTACAAAAAGTAACAGGTGCCGATATGTTACTTTGGGATGGTTCGTGCATAGTCCATGAAGAGTTCAAGGCGCGTGCTTTGGGTGATGTTATTGAACAATATCCAGATGCTGCTGTTTTAGTGCATCCTGAATCACCACAGGACGTCATTGAAATGGCCGATGTCGTCGGCTCAACAAGCGCTCTGATCAAAGCTAGCCAGACTCTAGAGAACAAATCGTTTATCGTAGCTACAGATAACCGCATTTTTTACAAAATGAAGCAGTTAGCTCCGAATAAAACATTTATCGAAGCACCCACTGCCGGCGAAGGTGCCACCTGTAAAAGTTGCGCTCATTGTCCATGGATGGCAATGAATGGGTTACATAATTTATTAAATGTATTAGAAACAGGTGAAAATGAAATATTTGTTGACGAAGATACCCGTAAAGCAGCGTATCGCTCTACGATGCGTATGCTCGACTTCGCCCGAAACTATAATAAATAA
- the argS gene encoding arginine--tRNA ligase, with the protein MKEQIIHAIADALDQLSSEGKIQGEFSGDVQVTRSKDPAHGDFASNIALVFAKKIGLAPHQLAELLSIQLSSSVIFEKIEIAGPGFINFYIAQKNHTQVISTILSEQHNYGSNTNGAGKSIHLEYVSANPTGPLHVGHGRGAAYGATLANLYSVNGYQVHREYYVNDAGRQMDILATSVWLRYLELCGAEFTFPSNGYKGDYIWDIAATAHRSHSDTYFINPTSFNKQLPKDEPEGGDKETHIDALISIAKEKLQTQGYSVFFDLAIDTILSDIKDDLHLFGVDYEQWYSERSLFESNKINSVIEKLKTSNYIYEKNGALWFASSKLGDEKDRVVVRENGQPTYFASDIAYHADKFSKGYSQIINIWGADHHGYIARVRAALKALDLDDLKLNILLVQFANLYRGKVKQQMSTRSGEFVTLRELRKEVGSDAARFFYVMRKSEQHLDFDLELATSTSNENPMYYVQYAHARICSVLRQTQQTADNCDLADLESLLIEDSEYSLINKIADYPELIASACHKQAPHLLVNYLRELSQKFHGYYNETQFLVDSEQLRTSRLLLIKAIKQVLVNGLKILGVNAPDKM; encoded by the coding sequence TTGAAGGAACAAATCATCCACGCTATTGCTGATGCACTTGATCAATTATCATCAGAAGGCAAAATTCAAGGTGAATTTTCTGGTGACGTTCAAGTCACGCGCAGCAAAGATCCAGCTCATGGTGACTTTGCAAGTAATATTGCATTAGTGTTCGCTAAAAAAATTGGCTTGGCACCTCATCAACTGGCTGAGCTATTAAGTATTCAATTAAGCTCCTCTGTGATATTTGAAAAAATTGAAATTGCCGGCCCCGGCTTTATTAATTTCTATATAGCTCAAAAAAATCACACTCAAGTAATTAGCACTATTCTCTCAGAACAACATAATTATGGTAGCAATACGAATGGCGCTGGAAAGTCCATCCACCTTGAGTATGTATCAGCAAATCCTACTGGGCCTTTACATGTTGGACACGGCCGAGGCGCCGCATATGGCGCTACACTAGCTAACTTATATAGCGTAAATGGTTACCAGGTACATCGTGAATACTATGTCAATGACGCAGGTCGACAGATGGATATTTTGGCTACTTCAGTATGGCTTCGATATCTTGAACTATGTGGTGCTGAATTTACTTTCCCCAGCAATGGTTATAAGGGAGATTATATTTGGGATATTGCTGCCACCGCGCATCGTTCGCATTCAGATACATATTTCATAAACCCCACATCATTTAACAAGCAACTACCTAAAGATGAACCAGAGGGTGGTGACAAAGAAACGCATATCGATGCGTTGATATCCATTGCCAAAGAAAAATTACAAACTCAAGGCTATTCAGTTTTCTTTGATTTAGCGATTGATACTATCCTATCCGACATAAAGGATGACTTACATTTGTTTGGTGTAGATTACGAACAGTGGTACTCCGAACGCAGTCTATTTGAAAGCAATAAAATCAACTCCGTCATAGAAAAGTTAAAAACTAGCAATTACATTTATGAAAAAAATGGTGCTTTATGGTTTGCCTCTTCTAAACTTGGCGACGAAAAAGATCGCGTAGTTGTTAGAGAGAATGGTCAACCCACTTATTTTGCTTCTGATATCGCTTATCACGCCGATAAATTTTCTAAAGGCTATTCACAAATAATTAATATCTGGGGCGCAGACCATCATGGCTATATCGCGAGAGTTAGAGCCGCATTAAAAGCACTAGATCTCGACGACCTCAAACTAAATATTTTGTTAGTCCAGTTTGCCAATCTTTATCGTGGCAAGGTTAAGCAGCAAATGTCAACACGCTCTGGTGAATTCGTCACTTTGCGTGAACTACGCAAAGAAGTAGGTTCTGATGCAGCTCGTTTTTTTTATGTCATGCGCAAAAGTGAACAACATTTAGATTTTGACCTAGAGCTTGCCACCTCAACTAGCAATGAAAACCCGATGTATTATGTACAATACGCACATGCAAGAATTTGTAGCGTATTAAGACAAACACAGCAGACAGCTGATAATTGTGACTTAGCTGACTTAGAAAGTCTTCTTATTGAAGACAGTGAATATAGCTTAATCAATAAAATTGCTGATTACCCTGAATTAATTGCTTCTGCGTGTCACAAGCAAGCACCACATTTATTAGTAAACTATTTACGCGAGCTATCACAAAAGTTTCATGGCTATTATAATGAAACACAGTTTCTGGTTGACTCGGAACAACTCAGGACATCCCGTTTATTACTCATTAAAGCTATTAAACAAGTATTGGTTAACGGATTAAAAATTTTAGGTGTTAACGCTCCAGATAAAATGTAG
- a CDS encoding SPOR domain-containing protein, with product MARTNTRKKTKSRSRPNKPLPGWVWLATGLIIGLSATFLPSINEKIKLDQTENITKDKTPVAPVSKRTFDFYTILPELEVVVDKNSDDSSSNSNKELPAGKYVLQVGSFKSSDEADSLKAQLALMGVETNIEIVKVNTINWHRVRVGPSENIDQLQSTQKRLRIKNMDSILLKVRG from the coding sequence ATGGCACGAACTAATACAAGAAAAAAAACAAAGTCAAGGTCTAGACCTAACAAACCATTACCTGGATGGGTTTGGCTAGCCACTGGTTTAATTATAGGACTAAGCGCAACATTCCTTCCTTCAATTAACGAGAAAATTAAACTTGATCAAACAGAAAATATTACAAAAGATAAAACTCCTGTGGCACCCGTCAGCAAACGTACCTTTGACTTTTATACGATTTTGCCAGAACTAGAAGTTGTAGTAGACAAGAACAGTGATGACTCATCATCAAACTCAAACAAAGAACTTCCTGCAGGAAAATATGTTTTACAGGTCGGCTCGTTTAAAAGTAGCGATGAGGCAGACAGCTTAAAAGCTCAGTTAGCCTTAATGGGAGTAGAAACTAATATTGAAATTGTAAAAGTAAATACCATTAACTGGCACCGCGTAAGGGTGGGACCAAGCGAGAATATAGATCAGCTACAATCCACTCAAAAACGACTACGCATTAAAAACATGGATTCTATTCTATTAAAAGTTCGTGGCTAA